A single genomic interval of Anaerolineales bacterium harbors:
- a CDS encoding SAM-dependent DNA methyltransferase, with amino-acid sequence MPNVSNLIKSIQDIMRKDAGTYGDAQRLEQLGWMFFLKILDDREKELKEIRGDYKSPLPKYLRWSSWAADEEGMTGKALLDFVDDTLLPKLKELPGGADKMSGLIRMTFDDANNYMKNGTLMRQVVNKINGIDFNASDDRHMFGDIYEKILKDLQSAGNAGEFYTPRAVTQFIVEQVNPRPGESILDPACGTGGFLVCAIEHLRKQAKTAAQERRIQECFFGIEKKHLPYVLCMTNLMLHKIDVPSNVRHDNTLARPYTSWTPQERVDVIVTNPPFGGMEEDGIESNFPAEFRTRETADLFLVLLMRLLKPGGRAGLVLPDGTLFGEGVKTRIKEALLAECNLHTIVRLPNGVFNPYTGIRTNLLFFTKGAPTTEVWYYDHPYPPGAKSYNKTKPIRIEEFDPEKAWWENRIENEHAWRVPAEQIKANNYNLDIKNPNNPDDGPGDVDHILQKYESVLIQITATRAALKKELHKSLEPVYGKVE; translated from the coding sequence CTACGGCGACGCGCAGCGCCTGGAGCAGCTCGGCTGGATGTTCTTCCTCAAGATCCTCGACGACCGCGAAAAGGAGCTTAAGGAAATCCGCGGCGATTACAAATCGCCGCTGCCGAAATATTTACGCTGGTCCTCCTGGGCGGCGGACGAAGAGGGCATGACCGGCAAGGCGCTGCTGGATTTCGTCGACGACACGCTACTGCCCAAGCTTAAGGAGCTGCCGGGCGGCGCGGATAAGATGTCCGGGCTGATCCGCATGACCTTCGACGACGCCAACAACTACATGAAGAACGGCACGCTGATGCGCCAGGTGGTCAACAAGATCAACGGCATCGACTTCAACGCCTCCGACGACCGCCACATGTTCGGCGACATCTACGAGAAAATTCTCAAGGACCTGCAATCGGCGGGGAACGCGGGCGAGTTCTACACGCCGCGCGCGGTGACGCAGTTCATCGTCGAGCAGGTGAACCCGCGCCCGGGCGAAAGCATCCTGGATCCTGCCTGCGGGACCGGCGGCTTTCTGGTGTGTGCGATCGAGCACCTGCGCAAGCAGGCAAAAACCGCGGCGCAGGAGCGCAGGATCCAGGAGTGCTTTTTCGGGATCGAGAAAAAGCACCTGCCCTACGTGCTGTGCATGACCAACCTGATGCTGCACAAGATCGACGTGCCCTCCAACGTGCGCCATGACAATACCCTCGCCCGGCCCTATACATCTTGGACTCCGCAGGAGCGGGTGGACGTGATCGTCACCAATCCCCCTTTTGGGGGAATGGAGGAGGACGGGATCGAGAGCAACTTCCCGGCCGAATTCCGCACGCGCGAGACGGCGGACCTGTTTTTGGTGTTGCTGATGCGGCTGCTCAAGCCGGGCGGGCGAGCCGGGCTGGTGCTGCCGGACGGCACGCTGTTCGGCGAAGGGGTAAAAACCCGGATCAAGGAAGCGCTGCTGGCCGAGTGCAACCTGCACACCATCGTGCGCCTGCCGAACGGCGTGTTCAACCCTTACACTGGCATCCGAACCAACCTGCTGTTCTTCACCAAGGGCGCGCCAACCACCGAGGTCTGGTATTACGATCATCCGTATCCGCCCGGCGCGAAGAGCTACAACAAAACCAAGCCGATCCGCATCGAGGAGTTCGATCCCGAAAAGGCCTGGTGGGAAAACCGGATCGAAAACGAGCATGCCTGGCGTGTGCCGGCCGAGCAGATCAAGGCCAACAACTACAACCTGGATATCAAGAACCCGAACAATCCGGACGACGGGCCGGGGGACGTGGATCATATACTGCAGAAATATGAGAGTGTACTGATACAAATAACGGCAACGCGTGCCGCATTGAAGAAAGAATTGCACAAGTCGCTGGAACCCGTGTACGGAAAAGTAGAATGA